A genomic stretch from Phycisphaerae bacterium includes:
- a CDS encoding site-2 protease family protein has translation MDVIAFLQFCAYAALCTACFTGSQALFAIICGVRLEEIQLFYGRRLVTVVVHQVKVSVGWIPTGSFAKFRTRASSADELMPRSSIPTDTFDDVHPIARAFIILSGPISLLVLACTLSPPRNVAAEAVETFGQFWEGARHPFVVGPELIGRALKFIGDSTVAIGLSTVAAKFAAINSIPIPLFAGGQALFTLIQWKRTDYEKYVKQQVGVSLIGVVVLSAFLVGWALAIGTFVIRQLGF, from the coding sequence ATGGACGTGATTGCCTTCCTGCAGTTCTGCGCGTACGCAGCGCTCTGTACCGCGTGTTTCACCGGATCGCAAGCCCTTTTCGCGATCATATGCGGCGTCCGTCTCGAAGAAATCCAGCTCTTCTATGGACGCCGATTGGTAACGGTTGTCGTCCATCAGGTAAAGGTGTCTGTTGGTTGGATCCCGACCGGTAGTTTCGCTAAGTTTCGAACCCGAGCATCGTCGGCCGATGAGCTTATGCCACGGTCGAGCATCCCAACCGACACTTTTGATGACGTCCATCCGATCGCAAGGGCATTTATCATTTTGAGCGGCCCAATCTCTTTGCTCGTTCTCGCCTGCACATTGTCACCCCCCCGAAATGTTGCAGCGGAAGCCGTAGAGACTTTCGGCCAATTCTGGGAAGGCGCACGCCATCCCTTCGTCGTCGGGCCTGAGTTAATAGGACGAGCTTTGAAATTCATCGGAGATAGTACGGTTGCCATTGGCCTAAGCACGGTCGCTGCAAAATTCGCAGCGATTAACAGCATTCCCATCCCACTTTTCGCTGGCGGCCAGGCGCTCTTTACCTTGATCCAGTGGAAACGGACTGACTATGAAAAGTACGTCAAGCAGCAGGTAGGCGTGTCGCTTATTGGCGTAGTCGTTCTCTCAGCTTTTCTTGTAGGATGGGCGTTAGCGATAGGGACCTTTGTAATTCGTCAGCTTGGCTTCTGA
- the acnA gene encoding aconitate hydratase AcnA: MPSQDPFNTSATLNTKSGPVIYHSLPALVKGGVGNVDRLPFSIKILLENLLRHLPTKIVGDADVAALAAWDPKSTGTRELPFMPARVVLQDFTGVPAVVDLAAMRSAMVRLGGDPKKINPLVPVDLVIDHSVQVDSFGSGDSLGINEDIEFARNRERYEFLRWGQQAFANFRVVPPATGIVHQVNLEYLAKVVTTRKQDGKMIALPDTLVGTDSHTTMINGLGVLGWGVGGIEAEAVMLGQPIYMLAPEVVGFRLSGKLPEGTTATDLVLTVTQMLRAKGVVEKFVEFFGDGLSELSLPDRATIANMAPEYGATVGYFPIDDETLRYMQRTGRTPDEVELVERYAKEQGLFRTNGMPDPAYSDVMHLELGTVEPSVAGPKRPQDRIRLSQVKSSFTAALTAPIKDRGFALSPDDVLRKATVKDNSRSAEIGHGAVIIAAITSCTNTSNPSVMVGAGLLAKKAVERGLKIKPYVKTSLAPGSRVVTEYLDAAQLTPYLDKLGFQTVGYGCTTCIGNSGPVPEPVAKAVTEGNIVAAAVLSGNRNFEGRINPLVKANYLASPPLVVAYALAGRADFNFDTDPLGTDPQGKNIYLRDIWPSQKEVTEAVAKSLTPEMFKKQYANVFDGNEKWNRIAVGKGEAYAWDDASTYIQEPPFFTNLTREPQPIQPIAEARVLAMVGDSVTTDHISPAGSIKADSPAGRYLQEHGVTPTDFNSYGARRGNDRVMTRGTFANIRLRNLLAPGTEGGVTRYLPTAEPMSIYDAAMKYQSDGTPLIILAGAEYGSGSSRDWAAKGALLLGVRAVIAVSFERIHRSNLVGMGILPLQFEKGATRETLGLTGEEIYTIEGLTDALKPLSKVSVIARSPDGTKEKKFRATVRIDTPVEIDYYRNGGILPTVLRKMLRN; the protein is encoded by the coding sequence ATGCCATCGCAAGACCCCTTCAACACCAGCGCCACGCTGAACACGAAATCCGGCCCCGTCATCTATCACAGCCTGCCTGCGCTCGTGAAAGGGGGCGTCGGTAACGTCGATCGCCTGCCGTTCTCCATTAAGATTCTGCTGGAGAATCTCCTTCGCCACCTTCCTACAAAAATTGTCGGTGACGCGGATGTGGCGGCGCTCGCGGCCTGGGATCCCAAATCCACTGGCACGCGCGAGTTGCCCTTCATGCCCGCCCGCGTCGTTCTGCAGGATTTCACCGGCGTGCCCGCGGTCGTCGACCTTGCCGCCATGCGCTCGGCGATGGTTCGACTTGGCGGCGATCCGAAAAAGATCAACCCGCTGGTGCCCGTCGATCTCGTCATCGATCACTCCGTACAGGTCGACAGCTTCGGCTCCGGCGATTCGCTCGGCATCAACGAGGACATCGAGTTCGCCCGCAATCGCGAGCGCTACGAATTCCTGCGCTGGGGCCAGCAGGCCTTCGCTAACTTTCGCGTCGTGCCGCCCGCCACCGGAATCGTCCACCAGGTCAACCTCGAATATCTTGCCAAGGTCGTCACCACGCGCAAGCAGGATGGCAAGATGATCGCGCTGCCGGACACGCTGGTCGGCACGGACAGTCACACGACCATGATCAATGGCCTCGGCGTTCTGGGCTGGGGGGTCGGCGGCATCGAGGCCGAGGCCGTCATGCTGGGCCAGCCGATTTACATGCTAGCCCCCGAGGTCGTCGGCTTTCGCCTCAGCGGCAAACTGCCCGAAGGCACAACGGCGACGGATCTCGTGCTGACCGTCACGCAGATGCTTCGCGCGAAAGGTGTCGTGGAGAAGTTCGTCGAGTTCTTCGGCGACGGTCTCTCGGAGCTTTCGTTGCCGGATCGCGCCACCATCGCCAACATGGCCCCGGAGTACGGCGCAACGGTCGGCTATTTCCCGATCGACGACGAGACGCTGCGCTATATGCAGCGCACCGGTCGCACGCCCGACGAGGTTGAACTGGTCGAGCGTTACGCCAAAGAGCAGGGGTTGTTCCGAACCAACGGCATGCCCGACCCGGCATATAGCGACGTAATGCACCTCGAACTCGGCACCGTCGAGCCCAGTGTCGCCGGACCGAAGCGCCCGCAGGATCGTATCCGCCTCTCCCAGGTGAAGTCATCGTTCACCGCCGCATTGACGGCTCCGATCAAGGATCGCGGCTTTGCGCTTTCACCGGACGACGTCCTGCGGAAAGCGACCGTCAAGGACAACAGCCGCTCCGCCGAGATCGGCCACGGCGCGGTGATCATCGCGGCCATTACGAGCTGCACAAACACCAGCAATCCCTCCGTCATGGTCGGGGCCGGTCTGCTCGCCAAGAAGGCTGTTGAGCGCGGACTGAAGATCAAGCCCTACGTCAAGACGAGCCTCGCCCCCGGCTCGCGCGTCGTCACCGAGTACCTCGATGCGGCGCAGCTCACGCCGTACCTCGACAAGCTCGGCTTCCAGACTGTCGGCTACGGCTGCACCACCTGCATCGGCAACAGCGGCCCCGTCCCCGAGCCCGTGGCGAAGGCCGTGACTGAGGGGAACATCGTCGCCGCCGCCGTGCTATCCGGAAATCGCAACTTTGAGGGCCGCATCAACCCGCTCGTCAAGGCGAACTACCTCGCCTCGCCACCACTGGTCGTGGCCTACGCCCTCGCGGGCCGGGCGGACTTCAACTTTGACACGGACCCGCTTGGCACGGACCCGCAGGGCAAGAACATCTATCTCCGCGACATCTGGCCTTCGCAAAAGGAAGTCACGGAGGCCGTTGCAAAGAGCCTGACGCCGGAGATGTTCAAGAAACAGTATGCGAACGTCTTCGACGGCAACGAGAAGTGGAACCGCATTGCGGTCGGTAAGGGCGAGGCCTATGCATGGGACGACGCCAGCACCTATATCCAGGAGCCTCCGTTTTTCACCAATCTTACCCGCGAACCGCAGCCCATCCAGCCGATCGCCGAGGCCCGCGTGCTTGCAATGGTCGGCGACTCCGTCACGACCGATCACATCTCGCCCGCCGGCTCGATCAAGGCCGATAGCCCCGCCGGACGGTACTTGCAGGAGCATGGCGTGACGCCGACGGACTTCAACAGCTACGGGGCGCGGCGCGGCAACGATCGCGTCATGACCCGCGGGACTTTTGCCAACATCCGGCTGCGTAACCTGCTGGCCCCCGGAACCGAAGGAGGCGTGACGCGTTACTTGCCGACCGCCGAGCCGATGAGCATCTACGACGCGGCCATGAAATATCAGTCCGACGGTACGCCGCTCATCATCCTAGCGGGCGCGGAGTATGGAAGCGGCTCCTCGCGCGACTGGGCGGCCAAAGGCGCGCTGCTCCTCGGCGTCCGCGCGGTCATCGCCGTCAGCTTCGAGCGGATCCACCGCAGCAATCTGGTGGGCATGGGCATCCTCCCGCTGCAATTCGAAAAAGGCGCGACCCGCGAAACGCTCGGCCTGACGGGTGAGGAGATTTACACGATCGAGGGACTGACCGACGCCCTCAAGCCGCTCTCCAAAGTGAGCGTGATCGCCCGTTCGCCCGACGGAACAAAGGAGAAGAAGTTCCGCGCAACGGTCCGCATCGATACGCCGGTGGAGATCGACTACTACCGCAATGGCGGCATCCTTCCGACGGTGCTTCGCAAAATGCTACGTAACTAG
- a CDS encoding CAP domain-containing protein: MLRLRRAATLVAGALLTASGCDSQDASPLSASSLLGPAAATDRIRPGACIDPAGEQILIRRMIDAVNTERAKHKAGPVHGEETLMQIADFYACRLVEGGFFAHEDPFGGSTVGSRAADFGYAFDKLGENLAAGQESVDEALAAWLASPTHRAILLDPEFTEIGVAIKAGGPSGVYWVQEFGRPLVEGDHEPVATSSGATASQPGK, from the coding sequence ATGCTCCGCCTTCGTCGCGCCGCCACGCTCGTAGCCGGCGCGCTGCTGACCGCGAGCGGATGCGACAGCCAGGACGCCTCCCCGCTTTCCGCATCCAGCCTGCTCGGCCCTGCCGCCGCGACCGATCGCATCCGTCCCGGCGCCTGCATCGACCCGGCCGGCGAACAGATTCTGATCCGCCGGATGATTGACGCCGTCAACACCGAGCGCGCCAAACACAAGGCCGGCCCGGTCCACGGTGAAGAGACGCTGATGCAGATCGCCGATTTCTACGCCTGCCGACTCGTCGAGGGCGGCTTCTTCGCGCACGAAGACCCGTTCGGCGGGTCGACCGTCGGCAGCCGCGCGGCCGATTTTGGTTATGCGTTCGACAAGCTCGGCGAGAACCTCGCCGCCGGTCAGGAGTCCGTCGACGAGGCGCTGGCCGCGTGGCTGGCTTCGCCCACGCATCGGGCGATCCTGCTCGATCCGGAGTTCACGGAGATCGGCGTGGCGATCAAGGCCGGCGGCCCGAGCGGCGTTTATTGGGTGCAGGAATTCGGCCGGCCGCTCGTCGAAGGCGATCACGAGCCGGTCGCAACGTCATCCGGCGCGACGGCGTCGCAACCCGGCAAGTAG
- a CDS encoding class I SAM-dependent methyltransferase — MSERVTARRRGSYGIDAPFAPAFMAAMAALEFSLAATNRRVLPVLAGVFILAILGIYLHATLRGKFVVWAELLDELNLRGDERILDMGCGRGAVLLMAAQHLTTGRAVGVDLWRSADQSGNSAEATRRNAEAEGVGDRVELHDGDMTTLPFGDNSFDLVLSSLAVHNIRGRAGREKAVREAVRVLRPGGRLLIADVRATRQYQAELARIGMNDVARRRLWRFWWGGPWAATRLVTATKPERQI, encoded by the coding sequence ATGAGCGAGCGTGTGACCGCTCGACGGCGCGGTTCGTATGGGATTGACGCGCCCTTTGCGCCGGCCTTCATGGCCGCCATGGCCGCTTTGGAGTTCTCCCTCGCCGCCACTAATCGCCGCGTGTTGCCCGTGCTGGCCGGCGTATTCATCCTGGCCATTCTCGGCATCTACCTCCACGCCACGCTTCGAGGCAAGTTCGTGGTCTGGGCCGAATTGCTCGACGAATTGAACCTTCGCGGTGACGAGCGAATCCTGGACATGGGGTGCGGTCGGGGGGCGGTTCTGCTCATGGCCGCTCAACATTTGACCACGGGCCGGGCGGTGGGCGTGGACCTGTGGCGCAGCGCGGATCAGTCCGGCAATTCCGCCGAGGCCACCCGGCGCAACGCCGAAGCGGAGGGCGTCGGGGATCGCGTTGAATTGCATGACGGGGACATGACGACGCTGCCCTTTGGAGACAACAGCTTTGACCTGGTCCTTTCCAGTCTGGCGGTCCACAACATCAGGGGAAGGGCCGGTCGGGAGAAAGCCGTCCGCGAAGCGGTGCGGGTGCTGCGTCCCGGTGGTCGGCTGCTGATCGCCGACGTTCGGGCCACTCGGCAATACCAGGCCGAGCTTGCCAGGATCGGGATGAACGATGTAGCCCGCCGGCGACTGTGGCGGTTCTGGTGGGGCGGCCCCTGGGCTGCCACGCGTCTCGTGACCGCCACGAAGCCGGAGCGTCAGATTTGA
- a CDS encoding protein kinase, with product MQQYKTGDEIGGEYTVLNVFGGANQSGMGVVYLVQDWEIPRPIVLKTFQGAGDEGTRCRFISEANAWISAGAHANLVQAYWVREIGGQLFIAAEYIEPDEDGRNNLSHFLTASQLCPEVVLLWATQFCYGMDYAKSKGVVAHRDIKPDNLMIDKAMTLKVTDFGLAKSINTNAVSDKRRWWIFAKKREASPLARTIKGVAMGTTPFMAPEQFTNARNVDHRADIYSFGIVLYQMASGNRYPYRINQQAADVTAEFFRAHSQQKPVPLESPLMPIVARCLAKDPNRRYASYNELLDNLSTVAKKLKTKLVKQTQVAKEDEELYAQAQSYVALGNKDRALDAICKYVSQYPENACGWTEKGRLHIERGEYQDAIIATRKSLELNPYNTHSWNNLGILLNRMSAPIDEIRKAYATALVLDPENTAAMMNLVGPLVLGKQFTEAAALTAKAIRLRPSKPLVLEKAEALLREVLNEKNFAAAETLLSSWTKARPSDANAWHNFGLIALSKGDIDQAIQCFVRVLDLVPNDNFAIAQLAKLRSPGNSDSHPL from the coding sequence ATGCAGCAATATAAAACCGGTGACGAGATAGGTGGCGAGTACACCGTCCTGAATGTATTCGGTGGGGCAAACCAGTCCGGCATGGGCGTCGTCTATCTCGTCCAAGACTGGGAGATTCCAAGACCCATCGTGCTCAAGACCTTCCAAGGTGCGGGCGACGAAGGCACAAGGTGCCGATTTATTTCAGAGGCAAATGCTTGGATAAGTGCTGGGGCACATGCAAATCTTGTCCAAGCGTATTGGGTTCGTGAAATCGGCGGACAGCTTTTCATCGCCGCCGAATACATAGAACCCGACGAGGACGGTCGAAACAACCTGTCACACTTTCTGACGGCTTCCCAATTGTGCCCAGAGGTTGTCCTTCTTTGGGCGACGCAGTTCTGTTACGGCATGGATTATGCGAAATCGAAAGGGGTCGTTGCCCATCGCGACATCAAGCCGGACAATCTGATGATCGACAAGGCCATGACGCTCAAAGTTACCGACTTTGGGCTGGCTAAATCGATTAACACCAACGCCGTTAGTGACAAGCGCCGCTGGTGGATCTTCGCAAAAAAGCGTGAGGCAAGCCCACTTGCGAGAACGATCAAGGGGGTCGCGATGGGCACCACTCCCTTCATGGCGCCGGAGCAATTCACGAATGCTCGAAATGTTGATCATCGAGCCGATATCTATAGTTTTGGCATTGTCCTTTATCAGATGGCCTCCGGGAATCGGTATCCGTATCGAATCAATCAGCAAGCTGCTGATGTTACCGCTGAGTTTTTCCGGGCGCACAGCCAACAGAAGCCCGTGCCACTTGAGTCGCCCCTAATGCCGATCGTTGCACGGTGCCTGGCGAAGGACCCAAACCGAAGATACGCAAGCTACAACGAGTTGCTCGATAACTTGAGCACCGTCGCGAAAAAGTTGAAAACAAAGCTCGTGAAACAAACACAAGTCGCCAAGGAAGACGAGGAACTCTATGCTCAGGCACAGAGCTACGTGGCTCTTGGGAATAAGGACCGCGCACTAGATGCAATCTGTAAGTACGTGTCGCAATATCCGGAGAACGCTTGCGGATGGACCGAGAAAGGCCGACTACACATTGAACGCGGTGAATACCAAGATGCCATTATAGCGACACGAAAGTCGTTGGAGTTAAACCCATACAATACTCATTCTTGGAACAACCTCGGGATATTGCTCAACAGGATGAGTGCGCCTATTGATGAAATCCGAAAAGCTTACGCGACTGCGCTAGTCCTTGATCCTGAGAATACGGCCGCCATGATGAATCTTGTTGGACCTCTCGTCCTGGGAAAGCAGTTTACGGAAGCAGCGGCCCTCACGGCTAAGGCAATCAGGCTTCGCCCCTCCAAGCCGCTTGTCCTGGAAAAAGCGGAAGCGCTGCTCAGGGAGGTTCTTAATGAAAAGAACTTTGCAGCCGCCGAAACATTGCTATCTTCTTGGACCAAAGCTCGACCATCAGATGCGAATGCGTGGCACAATTTCGGTCTAATTGCCCTCAGCAAGGGAGATATTGATCAGGCGATCCAATGTTTCGTCAGAGTCCTCGATTTGGTTCCAAACGACAACTTTGCAATCGCCCAACTCGCTAAACTCCGCTCCCCCGGAAACTCGGACAGCCACCCGTTATGA
- a CDS encoding radical SAM protein, producing MELPRRKPNDVYLPDGEFTAILGRLRKRTEAHDLRICIPYAFDFRTRMLPYWYADKRMAPCSVRTLADCLDAAGFRHVRVVLQQWTPNFTPSRALINGRPLDILMVSAMQVHAEPAYDMVRDALRMGANRPLILAGGPKAIYEPVDYFDLGPEPGMHADCVSTGEGYVFLELLERLLDNRAAGESMLRAYQRTRDDGQLNDIPGLVYLPREVLDEEESSRGRPLSKVSYYAINTGVQRLLRDLDEMPMPDAGYRLIEPPHRRKTLAEKPYPAHKVGKLSIVSSLISTQGCKFACTYCPIPAVNQRTWRFKSPKRLAAEIKHIYENFGIKQFFGTDDNFFNTRQTVIDLMTEMANTKIRGKPMGDVISFFTEATEFDVHKNLDILPLCRKAGMRAIWFGIEDITAELVNKGQTPGKTTIVYEALRKLGIEPMAMMIHNDDQPLRTPKDSLRGLVNQARYMFDKGAVSYQCTYLGPAVGTLDFEPAAKSKIIFKSVGGQPIPQAYQDGNHVAASKHPRPWERQMNVLRGYATFYNPINTLRILANWRNDKLSARRLLFQIVGQIGIAMTFPPMLAWSRKLKRGPIEMWDGLQPARIPMIAPATGEQLNWAIQHLPDETLTPPIRLAPVVHAKSRELVPA from the coding sequence GTGGAACTACCTCGCCGCAAACCGAATGACGTCTACCTCCCCGACGGCGAATTCACCGCCATCCTCGGCCGACTGCGAAAGCGCACGGAAGCGCACGACCTGCGAATCTGCATCCCCTACGCCTTCGACTTCCGCACGCGGATGCTCCCCTACTGGTACGCCGACAAGCGGATGGCCCCCTGCTCCGTGCGCACCCTCGCCGACTGCCTCGACGCCGCCGGCTTCCGCCACGTCCGCGTCGTCCTCCAGCAGTGGACCCCCAACTTCACGCCCAGCCGCGCGCTCATAAACGGTCGCCCCCTCGACATCCTCATGGTCTCCGCCATGCAGGTCCACGCCGAGCCCGCCTACGACATGGTCCGCGACGCCCTCCGCATGGGCGCGAATCGCCCGCTCATCCTCGCCGGCGGCCCCAAGGCCATCTACGAACCCGTCGACTACTTCGACCTCGGCCCCGAACCCGGCATGCACGCCGACTGCGTCTCGACCGGCGAGGGCTACGTCTTCCTCGAATTGCTCGAACGCCTGCTCGACAACCGCGCCGCGGGCGAGTCGATGCTCCGCGCCTACCAGCGCACCCGCGACGATGGGCAACTCAACGACATCCCCGGCCTCGTGTACTTGCCGCGCGAAGTGCTGGACGAAGAAGAATCGAGCCGAGGGCGGCCGCTCTCCAAAGTCAGCTACTACGCGATTAACACCGGCGTCCAGCGCCTCCTCCGCGACTTGGACGAAATGCCCATGCCCGACGCCGGCTACCGCCTCATCGAGCCGCCCCACCGCCGCAAGACCCTCGCCGAAAAGCCCTACCCCGCCCACAAGGTCGGCAAGCTCTCCATCGTCTCCTCGCTCATCAGCACCCAGGGCTGCAAGTTCGCCTGCACCTACTGCCCCATCCCCGCGGTCAATCAGCGCACCTGGCGCTTCAAGAGTCCCAAGCGCCTCGCCGCCGAGATCAAGCACATTTACGAAAACTTCGGCATCAAGCAGTTTTTCGGCACCGACGACAACTTCTTCAACACCCGCCAGACCGTCATCGACCTGATGACCGAGATGGCCAATACGAAGATCCGCGGCAAGCCCATGGGCGACGTGATCAGCTTCTTCACCGAGGCGACCGAGTTCGACGTCCACAAGAACCTGGACATCCTCCCCCTCTGTCGCAAGGCCGGCATGCGCGCGATCTGGTTCGGCATCGAGGACATCACCGCCGAACTGGTCAACAAGGGCCAGACCCCCGGCAAGACGACGATCGTCTACGAGGCCCTCCGCAAGCTCGGCATCGAGCCGATGGCCATGATGATCCACAACGACGACCAGCCGCTCCGCACGCCCAAGGACAGTCTCCGCGGTCTCGTCAACCAGGCCCGCTACATGTTCGACAAGGGCGCCGTCTCCTATCAATGCACGTATCTCGGCCCCGCCGTCGGCACGCTCGACTTCGAGCCCGCCGCCAAGTCGAAGATCATCTTCAAGAGCGTCGGCGGCCAGCCCATCCCCCAGGCCTATCAGGACGGCAACCACGTCGCCGCCAGCAAGCACCCGCGCCCGTGGGAGCGGCAGATGAACGTCCTCCGCGGCTACGCGACCTTCTACAACCCCATCAACACGCTGCGCATCCTCGCCAACTGGCGAAACGACAAGCTCTCCGCGCGCCGCCTGCTCTTCCAGATCGTCGGTCAGATCGGCATCGCCATGACCTTCCCCCCCATGCTCGCCTGGTCCCGCAAACTGAAGCGCGGCCCCATCGAAATGTGGGACGGTCTCCAACCCGCCCGCATCCCCATGATCGCCCCGGCGACGGGGGAGCAGTTGAACTGGGCGATCCAGCATTTGCCCGATGAGACGTTGACACCCCCGATCCGCCTCGCGCCTGTCGTTCATGCAAAATCACGCGAACTCGTCCCCGCGTAA
- a CDS encoding type II toxin-antitoxin system PemK/MazF family toxin — protein MERQFPERGEVWLVEFPDEAKSRPALIVSLDARNQFSNSVLAVPLTTNLRPAPTHVPLPKGQGGISQPSMARCENVSYIMRSRLRRGGFAGKISPALLQEIEKALMRSFGIAVP, from the coding sequence GTGGAACGTCAATTCCCGGAGCGCGGCGAAGTGTGGCTGGTTGAATTTCCCGACGAGGCCAAGTCGCGGCCGGCGCTGATCGTATCGCTGGATGCGCGCAATCAATTCAGCAACAGCGTGTTGGCTGTTCCTTTGACCACCAACCTCCGCCCGGCCCCGACGCATGTCCCGCTGCCCAAGGGACAAGGCGGGATATCACAGCCGTCGATGGCCCGATGTGAGAACGTCAGCTACATCATGCGATCCCGCCTGCGCCGGGGCGGTTTTGCCGGAAAAATAAGCCCCGCCCTGCTTCAGGAAATCGAAAAAGCCCTGATGCGGTCATTCGGTATCGCCGTACCATAA
- a CDS encoding protein-L-isoaspartate(D-aspartate) O-methyltransferase, translating into MMGSDDFAAARRAMVEQQLAARGIADPRVLAVMGAVPREAFIPADLAGSAYEDRALPIDAAQTISQPYIVALMSESLQVEPHHRVLEIGTGTGYQTAVLARLAAQVYSIERIESLSAAAQRVLARLGVANVSFRVGDGTLGWPEAAPFDRIMVTAAAPKLVDPLVAQLAEGGRMVIPLGEDAAQQLVTIERAGVTTIERPLIPVRFVRLIGASGHPE; encoded by the coding sequence ATGATGGGCAGCGACGATTTTGCGGCGGCGCGGCGGGCGATGGTCGAGCAGCAGCTCGCGGCCCGGGGCATCGCCGATCCGCGCGTCCTGGCCGTGATGGGGGCGGTCCCGCGCGAGGCCTTCATCCCGGCGGACCTGGCGGGCAGTGCCTACGAGGATCGCGCCCTGCCGATCGACGCGGCCCAGACCATCTCGCAGCCCTACATCGTCGCGCTCATGAGCGAGTCGCTCCAGGTCGAGCCGCACCATCGCGTCCTCGAGATCGGGACGGGCACGGGCTATCAGACGGCCGTGCTGGCGCGATTGGCGGCGCAGGTTTATTCCATCGAACGGATCGAATCGCTCTCGGCCGCCGCGCAGCGCGTCCTTGCGCGGCTAGGGGTCGCCAATGTCTCGTTCCGCGTCGGCGACGGGACGCTCGGCTGGCCGGAGGCCGCGCCGTTTGATCGGATCATGGTGACCGCCGCGGCGCCGAAGCTGGTGGACCCGCTGGTGGCGCAGCTCGCGGAGGGCGGTCGGATGGTGATCCCGCTGGGGGAGGACGCGGCGCAGCAACTGGTAACGATCGAACGGGCCGGGGTGACGACGATCGAACGGCCGCTGATCCCGGTGCGGTTCGTGCGGTTGATCGGGGCGTCGGGGCATCCGGAGTAG
- a CDS encoding ATP-binding cassette domain-containing protein, whose translation MPHPDAVISIQNLRKTFQNAGGEPVTVLHDVTFDVHRGETIVIMGGSGCGKSTLLNCLIGELPVNHGHIRFKTKDMREAVDIVGLDDRRMNEIRKRFGILFQSGALFNSMTLADNIALPLIEHSQVDPSVVDIVVTLKLQTVHMLPHRDKMPSQLSGGQKKRAGLARATVLDPEILFYDEPSAGLDPVTSAAIDELIMDLSKKLNVTSVVVTHEMDSAFRIADRMVMLDRGKVLKIGSRSEFEELRTAPADRLTTREDRLMNQFLNGHTNGPLTDSEGLSEYEKLLVAGEE comes from the coding sequence ATGCCGCACCCCGACGCCGTCATCTCCATCCAGAACCTCCGCAAGACGTTTCAGAACGCCGGCGGGGAGCCGGTGACCGTGCTGCACGATGTGACGTTTGACGTGCATCGCGGGGAGACGATCGTGATCATGGGCGGCAGCGGATGCGGGAAGAGCACGCTGCTGAACTGCCTGATCGGCGAACTACCGGTGAATCACGGCCACATCCGCTTTAAGACCAAGGACATGCGGGAGGCGGTCGATATCGTTGGCCTTGACGATCGGCGGATGAACGAGATCCGCAAACGTTTCGGCATCCTCTTTCAAAGCGGGGCGCTCTTTAACAGCATGACCCTTGCGGACAATATCGCGTTGCCGCTCATCGAACACAGCCAGGTCGATCCTTCCGTCGTCGATATCGTCGTTACGCTCAAGCTCCAGACCGTCCACATGCTCCCGCACCGCGACAAAATGCCGTCGCAGCTCTCCGGGGGCCAGAAGAAGCGCGCCGGTCTGGCCCGGGCGACCGTGCTCGATCCGGAGATCCTCTTCTATGACGAGCCGTCGGCGGGGCTCGACCCCGTGACCAGCGCGGCGATCGACGAACTCATCATGGACCTATCGAAAAAACTGAACGTGACCAGCGTCGTCGTGACGCACGAGATGGACTCGGCCTTCCGCATCGCCGATCGCATGGTCATGCTCGACCGGGGGAAGGTCCTGAAGATCGGCTCGCGCAGCGAGTTTGAGGAGCTGCGCACCGCCCCGGCGGATCGGCTCACCACGCGCGAAGACCGCCTGATGAACCAGTTCCTGAATGGTCATACCAACGGCCCCTTGACGGACTCCGAGGGCCTCAGCGAATATGAGAAGCTTCTGGTTGCCGGCGAAGAGTGA
- a CDS encoding VOC family protein, translating into MELGNFSVSLPVKDLAASRAFYEKLGFHVRGGKQSQKWLVMQNETSTIGLFQGMVDRISLTYNPGWDRDKKTLADFTDVREIQKELKKRGFTLKNEADESSTGPAYITLTDPDGNPILIDQHVPKPAK; encoded by the coding sequence ATGGAACTCGGCAATTTCTCCGTCAGCCTCCCCGTCAAGGACCTCGCCGCCTCCCGCGCCTTCTACGAGAAGCTCGGCTTCCATGTCCGGGGCGGCAAGCAATCGCAGAAGTGGCTCGTCATGCAGAACGAGACCAGCACGATCGGTCTCTTCCAGGGGATGGTCGACAGGATCTCGCTGACCTACAACCCCGGCTGGGATCGCGACAAGAAGACGCTCGCCGACTTCACCGACGTCCGCGAGATCCAGAAGGAACTGAAGAAGCGGGGCTTCACGCTGAAAAACGAAGCCGACGAATCCTCGACCGGCCCCGCCTATATCACCCTGACCGACCCCGACGGAAACCCGATCCTCATCGACCAGCACGTCCCCAAGCCGGCGAAATAA